One Drosophila willistoni isolate 14030-0811.24 chromosome 2R unlocalized genomic scaffold, UCI_dwil_1.1 Seg167, whole genome shotgun sequence DNA segment encodes these proteins:
- the LOC6653432 gene encoding ralBP1-associated Eps domain-containing protein 2 isoform X1: MDVTLTELETRFYSELFQICDVEKTGSKVPMLKATELFRSADIANEAVIEITGLAGVPSTALHISRTQFYSCLKLIAAHQAAMPLRQELIVATVPLPLPHFSWKDSATAPVVPENGLPPPPPTDRRNSLRRNSQQQQHQQLEQQQDASDVPSTDSEVEQNESLDEQAGQGHSGECSSGGLVTSSSRENLRRRRGTGSPEAWSTNSDSPTPTNSVAERPWAQDALWQGLLGDEHRQLLGTEEESSDRHSSDDEDNENELITLYQITPEQREYYNKQFRAVQRDPHGLLSGQAARIFFEKSRIPVEELRHIWQLCDVTRDGALSLSEFTAAMHLVVLRRNNIPLPTSLPHCLHPNVLKAGGIPAASGVVDNGSAGSVISSTTLPQEPPEADLLHLNDDDEDDHTDNTIIVGNLSGSSASKPRPIVADEKNIMNLSNISTSSQASNTSRRGDQVVTTTSPIKNRSISNSPNLDKSGGGGAAAGATAAADSSSQWTKFSESPTTTTANASGAPVAAGAVVSSAAAPAVSSPGLKPALFDMKRTAQDVGSNPQILHPVPLRVTPIGSAVASSSSSSTDNPQNASEAEGVVVLREESPKAIITTAAAATSHRDSSDLRAIQRPQAKKLPAKNSALPPPPQREPSIGSSSLNESLPSQASVQSAEPLPMPCTSTASVYATTAVMAKKEPPPLPPPRPHRHARSSSLDLNKFKMGTAGAQQAEITAQASFDMQTSTGFADFTHFADEGNVLDSGPSSSSAEQQQHSLPPAPNGNAVVPPTRITLQQQATQQRVSAFEVYRKPCQTPRSSQSPPQQPPPPAPTSASAASIVASSQLPSAEQFEKRVTAITDSLRHVSFKQNQASTTELLQRLREQNNSLLHLCNDLSDELLSVQTRKEEMRLKLESSLNPDGPTATLRTGSSISAPVTANVTGGSSGSAGGAYTNTNA, encoded by the exons ATGGACGTTACGCTAACCGAACTGGAGACACGTTTCTACAGTGAACTCTTTCAAATCTGCGATGTGGAGAAAACGGGCAGCAAAGTGCCCATGCTAAAGGCTACAGAACTCTTTCGTTCCGCTGATATTGCCAATGAAGCGGTCATTGAG ATCACTGGCTTGGCTGGAGTACCTTCGACTGCCTTGCATATTTCACGCACCCAATTCTATTCATGTCTTAAACTAATAGCTGCCCATCAGGCTGCCATGCCATTGCGACAAGAGTTGATAGTGGCCACTGTTCCCTTGCCCTTGCCGCATTTTAGCTGGAAAGATAGTGCCACGGCTCCGGTGGTCCCGGAGAACGGTTTACCGCCACCACCGCCCACAGACCGCAGAAATTCACTGCGTCGTAAcagccaacagcagcagcatcagcaatTGGAACAACAGCAGGATGCCTCCGATGTGCCAAGCACAGATTCGGAGGTGGAGCAAAATGAATCCCTTGATGAACAGGCCGGTCAGGGGCACAGCGGCGAGTGCAGCAGTGGTGGTCTAGTCACTAGTAGCAGTCGAGAGAATCTAAGG CGTCGACGTGGAACTGGTTCACCGGAGGCATGGAGCACAAATAGCGATAGTCCAACGCCAACGAATAGCGTGGCGGAACGTCCCTGGGCCCAGGATGCTCTGTGGCAAGGTCTTTTGGGCGATGAGCATCGTCAGTTGCTGGGCACCGAAGAGGAATCCTCGGATCGGCATAGCAGTGATGATGAGGACAATGAGAATGAATTGATCACTCTCTACCAGATCACTCCCGAGCAGCGGGAGTACTACAATAAGCAGTTCAGGGCTGTACAGCGTGATCCACATGGTTTACTCTCGGGTCAGGCGGCGCG GATCTTTTTTGAAAAGAGCCGAATTCCTGTTGAGGAATTGCGTCACATTTGGCAGCTTTGCGATGTGACCCGGGATGGCGCTTTAAGTCTATCGGAATTCACAGCTGCCATGCATCTGGTTGTGTTGCGTCGCAATAATATTCCACTACCAACCAGTTTGCCGCATTGTCTGCATCCGAATGTCCTTAAAGCCGGAGGCATACCGGCAGCTAGTGGAGTCGTCGATAATGGATCAGCCGGCTCAGTAATATCGTCAACAACTTTACCTCAAGAGCCGCCAGAGGCTGATCTACTGCATTTGAATGACGATGATGAGGACGACCATACGGATAACACTATTATCGTTGGCAATCTTAGTGGGAGCAGTGCATCAAAACCTCGTCCCATTGTGGCGGATGAAAAGAATATCATGAATCTGAGCAACATTTCAACATCGTCCCAGGCCAGTAATACGTCTAGGCGTGGTGATCAAGTGGTGACCACCACGTCACCCATCAAGAATCGTAGTATTTCCAACTCTCCCAATTTGGATAagagtggtggtggtggtgcagCAGCTGGTGCCACTGCTGCCGCCGATTCAAGCAGCCAGTGGACCAAATTCAGTGAATctccaacaacaacgacagcTAATGCTTCAGGTGCTCCAGTAGCAGCCGGCGCTGTCGtttcttctgctgctgctccagcTGTGTCTAGTCCTGGCCTAAAGCCTGCTCTATTCGATATGAAACGTACGGCCCAGGATGTGGGCTCAAATCCGCAAATATTACATCCTGTGCCGTTGCGTGTTACGCCCATAGGATCAGCCGTAGCATcctcgtcatcatcgtcaacAGACAATCCACAGAATGCAAGCGAAGCGGAAGGAGTTGTTGTCCTCCGTGAGGAGAGTCCCAAAGCCATCATTacaacagcagctgcagcaacaAGTCATCGGGATAGCAGCGATCTGCGCGCCATACAACGTCCTCAGGCCAAAAAGCTGCCAGCCAAGAATAGTGCTTTACCTCCGCCCCCTCAACGAGAACCGAGCATTGGTTCTAGTAGCCTAAATGAATCGTTACCATCGCAAGCATCAGTTCAATCGGCAGAACCCTTACCAATGCCCTGCACATCCACGGCCTCAGTCTATGCGACGACAGCAGTTATGGCGAAAAAGGAACCACCTCCATTGCCACCACCCCGTCCACATCGTCATGCCCGTAGCAGCAGTTTGGATTTAAATAAGTTCAAAATGGGCACAGCTGGCGCCCAGCAGGCGGAG ATAACCGCTCAAGCCAGCTTCGATATGCAAACCTCAACCGGTTTTGCCGATTTCACGCATTTTGCCGACGAAGGGAATGTT TTGGACAGTGGGCCATCTTCATCATCAGccgagcaacaacaacattcatTGCCACCGGCACCAAATGGTAATGCAGTGGTGCCACCCACACGTATAACACTCCAACAGCAGGCCACCCAGCAACGTGTATCGGCCTTTGAGGTCTATCGGAAGCCCTGCCAGACTCCACGTAGCTCTCAATCGCCTCCGCAACAACCGCCGCCTCCAGCACCAACATCAGCTTCAGCTGCATCAATTGTTGCCTCCTCTCAGCTGCCCAGCGCGGAGCAGTTCGAGAAGCGGGTGACAGCCATTACCGATTCCTTGCGTCATGTGTCCTTCAAGCAGAACCAAGCCAGCACCACAGAGTTGCTGCAAAGGCTGCGCGAACAAAACAATTCGCTGCTCCATCTATGTAATGATCTCAGTGACGAGCTGCTCAGTGTTCAGACGCGCAAAGAGGAGATGCGCCTGAAGCTAGAGAGCAGCTTGAATCCAGATGGACCGACCGCAACACTGCGAACGGGTTCATCAATATCAGCACCAGTGACGGCAAATGTCACGGGCGGTTCCTCCGGCTCAGCTGGCGGAGCTTATACGAATACGAATGCTTAA
- the LOC6653432 gene encoding ralBP1-associated Eps domain-containing protein 2 isoform X2: MDVTLTELETRFYSELFQICDVEKTGSKVPMLKATELFRSADIANEAVIEITGLAGVPSTALHISRTQFYSCLKLIAAHQAAMPLRQELIVATVPLPLPHFSWKDSATAPVVPENGLPPPPPTDRRNSLRRNSQQQQHQQLEQQQDASDVPSTDSEVEQNESLDEQAGQGHSGECSSGGLVTSSSRENLRRRRGTGSPEAWSTNSDSPTPTNSVAERPWAQDALWQGLLGDEHRQLLGTEEESSDRHSSDDEDNENELITLYQITPEQREYYNKQFRAVQRDPHGLLSGQAARIFFEKSRIPVEELRHIWQLCDVTRDGALSLSEFTAAMHLVVLRRNNIPLPTSLPHCLHPNVLKAGGIPAASGVVDNGSAGSVISSTTLPQEPPEADLLHLNDDDEDDHTDNTIIVGNLSGSSASKPRPIVADEKNIMNLSNISTSSQASNTSRRGDQVVTTTSPIKNRSISNSPNLDKSGGGGAAAGATAAADSSSQWTKFSESPTTTTANASGAPVAAGAVVSSAAAPAVSSPGLKPALFDMKRTAQDVGSNPQILHPVPLRVTPIGSAVASSSSSSTDNPQNASEAEGVVVLREESPKAIITTAAAATSHRDSSDLRAIQRPQAKKLPAKNSALPPPPQREPSIGSSSLNESLPSQASVQSAEPLPMPCTSTASVYATTAVMAKKEPPPLPPPRPHRHARSSSLDLNKFKMGTAGAQQAELDSGPSSSSAEQQQHSLPPAPNGNAVVPPTRITLQQQATQQRVSAFEVYRKPCQTPRSSQSPPQQPPPPAPTSASAASIVASSQLPSAEQFEKRVTAITDSLRHVSFKQNQASTTELLQRLREQNNSLLHLCNDLSDELLSVQTRKEEMRLKLESSLNPDGPTATLRTGSSISAPVTANVTGGSSGSAGGAYTNTNA, from the exons ATGGACGTTACGCTAACCGAACTGGAGACACGTTTCTACAGTGAACTCTTTCAAATCTGCGATGTGGAGAAAACGGGCAGCAAAGTGCCCATGCTAAAGGCTACAGAACTCTTTCGTTCCGCTGATATTGCCAATGAAGCGGTCATTGAG ATCACTGGCTTGGCTGGAGTACCTTCGACTGCCTTGCATATTTCACGCACCCAATTCTATTCATGTCTTAAACTAATAGCTGCCCATCAGGCTGCCATGCCATTGCGACAAGAGTTGATAGTGGCCACTGTTCCCTTGCCCTTGCCGCATTTTAGCTGGAAAGATAGTGCCACGGCTCCGGTGGTCCCGGAGAACGGTTTACCGCCACCACCGCCCACAGACCGCAGAAATTCACTGCGTCGTAAcagccaacagcagcagcatcagcaatTGGAACAACAGCAGGATGCCTCCGATGTGCCAAGCACAGATTCGGAGGTGGAGCAAAATGAATCCCTTGATGAACAGGCCGGTCAGGGGCACAGCGGCGAGTGCAGCAGTGGTGGTCTAGTCACTAGTAGCAGTCGAGAGAATCTAAGG CGTCGACGTGGAACTGGTTCACCGGAGGCATGGAGCACAAATAGCGATAGTCCAACGCCAACGAATAGCGTGGCGGAACGTCCCTGGGCCCAGGATGCTCTGTGGCAAGGTCTTTTGGGCGATGAGCATCGTCAGTTGCTGGGCACCGAAGAGGAATCCTCGGATCGGCATAGCAGTGATGATGAGGACAATGAGAATGAATTGATCACTCTCTACCAGATCACTCCCGAGCAGCGGGAGTACTACAATAAGCAGTTCAGGGCTGTACAGCGTGATCCACATGGTTTACTCTCGGGTCAGGCGGCGCG GATCTTTTTTGAAAAGAGCCGAATTCCTGTTGAGGAATTGCGTCACATTTGGCAGCTTTGCGATGTGACCCGGGATGGCGCTTTAAGTCTATCGGAATTCACAGCTGCCATGCATCTGGTTGTGTTGCGTCGCAATAATATTCCACTACCAACCAGTTTGCCGCATTGTCTGCATCCGAATGTCCTTAAAGCCGGAGGCATACCGGCAGCTAGTGGAGTCGTCGATAATGGATCAGCCGGCTCAGTAATATCGTCAACAACTTTACCTCAAGAGCCGCCAGAGGCTGATCTACTGCATTTGAATGACGATGATGAGGACGACCATACGGATAACACTATTATCGTTGGCAATCTTAGTGGGAGCAGTGCATCAAAACCTCGTCCCATTGTGGCGGATGAAAAGAATATCATGAATCTGAGCAACATTTCAACATCGTCCCAGGCCAGTAATACGTCTAGGCGTGGTGATCAAGTGGTGACCACCACGTCACCCATCAAGAATCGTAGTATTTCCAACTCTCCCAATTTGGATAagagtggtggtggtggtgcagCAGCTGGTGCCACTGCTGCCGCCGATTCAAGCAGCCAGTGGACCAAATTCAGTGAATctccaacaacaacgacagcTAATGCTTCAGGTGCTCCAGTAGCAGCCGGCGCTGTCGtttcttctgctgctgctccagcTGTGTCTAGTCCTGGCCTAAAGCCTGCTCTATTCGATATGAAACGTACGGCCCAGGATGTGGGCTCAAATCCGCAAATATTACATCCTGTGCCGTTGCGTGTTACGCCCATAGGATCAGCCGTAGCATcctcgtcatcatcgtcaacAGACAATCCACAGAATGCAAGCGAAGCGGAAGGAGTTGTTGTCCTCCGTGAGGAGAGTCCCAAAGCCATCATTacaacagcagctgcagcaacaAGTCATCGGGATAGCAGCGATCTGCGCGCCATACAACGTCCTCAGGCCAAAAAGCTGCCAGCCAAGAATAGTGCTTTACCTCCGCCCCCTCAACGAGAACCGAGCATTGGTTCTAGTAGCCTAAATGAATCGTTACCATCGCAAGCATCAGTTCAATCGGCAGAACCCTTACCAATGCCCTGCACATCCACGGCCTCAGTCTATGCGACGACAGCAGTTATGGCGAAAAAGGAACCACCTCCATTGCCACCACCCCGTCCACATCGTCATGCCCGTAGCAGCAGTTTGGATTTAAATAAGTTCAAAATGGGCACAGCTGGCGCCCAGCAGGCGGAG TTGGACAGTGGGCCATCTTCATCATCAGccgagcaacaacaacattcatTGCCACCGGCACCAAATGGTAATGCAGTGGTGCCACCCACACGTATAACACTCCAACAGCAGGCCACCCAGCAACGTGTATCGGCCTTTGAGGTCTATCGGAAGCCCTGCCAGACTCCACGTAGCTCTCAATCGCCTCCGCAACAACCGCCGCCTCCAGCACCAACATCAGCTTCAGCTGCATCAATTGTTGCCTCCTCTCAGCTGCCCAGCGCGGAGCAGTTCGAGAAGCGGGTGACAGCCATTACCGATTCCTTGCGTCATGTGTCCTTCAAGCAGAACCAAGCCAGCACCACAGAGTTGCTGCAAAGGCTGCGCGAACAAAACAATTCGCTGCTCCATCTATGTAATGATCTCAGTGACGAGCTGCTCAGTGTTCAGACGCGCAAAGAGGAGATGCGCCTGAAGCTAGAGAGCAGCTTGAATCCAGATGGACCGACCGCAACACTGCGAACGGGTTCATCAATATCAGCACCAGTGACGGCAAATGTCACGGGCGGTTCCTCCGGCTCAGCTGGCGGAGCTTATACGAATACGAATGCTTAA
- the LOC6651781 gene encoding enhancer of mRNA-decapping protein 4 homolog, with protein MLIALFALTQLPIFRATPTTLSSSSSPLSPSSSSPPPPPSLLLSSFSKSSRCGKSAEPTTTTASITNKLKNNTPKMSSQQDQQDQAVNGNSTDGKNVEIINFKPYDKQHCHLIKTNHTKVLTTGGVQTRGSSKVKLKNVVDYKWERKYYYPGHLVAVHRDGKHLAYAINVNNKATGMEGMVRVCNISSTLRALIKGMSGEVLDLQFSYTERDRILAVIDMSSLFVYKIDQIDGNLLCNLVLKVDDPIDSYVPEFDMVSWCPYVSSTTSSSNNNNSTSAAPAGAPVNEEDDENQLLIWSRSSQFQCLNVKMIYNEHGRGKIQVGALDTGYLKIREDSLITCVALSPDGTTVAAACADGLVRFYQIYLFDVRNHRCLHEWKPHDGKKVDSLFFLDNINKPVEESYWQNVITTSDFNTEIKLWNCTLWECLQTINVVASPAVPQPIQSGKFIAGIDRSANYLVLSSLDSLAVYVMEISNGIDDHTIGGGSESDAENDDPNETNNGAVDGTKRIQSIAEFKLSSGILSFSIVNASMRRMKSTTDTSYYPFEEPDDYDDESTVQNALVLHMFVVQAKSLQECQIIYQPLREEKTKPGERDRRSLTGSSTAKSSASPDELGDIKQLEALDALFGKSAKRASAGSSSAVVAVAVATATAAPSNETTEVKSRSASPQYTSNVYPQHLNLMTPDAFSATGTSGSSTTTSAAAVVVATTTSNSQASANTVGTGDSNSVTSGADAINSQVLNTLRMLATVAGAGSGGDANSNANLLNLMNNTLIEDREQQKLKEKIDSRKKFISIDRNPEILASGGSSPSREVQEIMATQGDVDTYEAELENLDDDDDEDEEDEEEEVELEPVDWMPKKSAELQNAAQIMSQAVQHKNNGNVPPTLGGNTSSSSSNNNTNTSVSSNSNNNTVTTLNSSNASNSSHNATAIVSGAKVDQHSSGSSETNAKLDQLLELVKAQSQQLNKLENEVATLQLQQQQMAAKTDPNSSVASSEPKTVNQLAYKIEMQLSKLMEQYLKRYENEHKKKLAEFLQARDSQNRELRESVLQVLNQYVMNHFTDIVGNFLNLELQRQIVPRVNAKMDQLQNQMQVEIVQKLNVFDKTVKENIAQVCKSKQFLDSFGKSVLLGVQASLQIAFVDSMSSTLIPAYEKSSQNMFKQLHDTFSVGIKDFMVQFNTYLQHMPQPHVHSEELNNKLGSLKQLVETNLLKHRTELTDAMLETQREVKSLEILLARQVQETIRVELRKHLEQQNMAMRSQAATPAPTYDLRDTIKQLLLAGQINKAFHQALLANDLNLVEFTLRHTDHSQAFAPEGCRLEQKVLLSLIQQISADMSNHNELKQSYLNEAILAINMSDPITREHAPKVLSELYRSCQHFIKNSPKNTQCSNVRLLMKAITTYRDQFK; from the exons ATGTTAATCGCGCTTTTTGCGCTAACCCAATTGCCAATCTTTCGTGCAACGCCTACAACTCTGTCATCGTCGTCCTCCCCGTTGTCCCCATCGTCATcgtcgccgccgccgccgccatcTCTGTTGCTGTCTTCATTCTCAAAGTCTTCAAGGTGTGGCAAAAGTGCagagccaacaacaacaacagcatctataacaaataaactaaaaaataatacaCCCAAAATGAGCTCCCAGCAGGACCAGCAGGATCAAGCTGTTAATGGCAATTCAACCGATGGAAAGAATGTTGAAATAAT caACTTTAAGCCATATGACAAGCAGCATTGTCATCTTATCAAGACGAATCATACAAAAGTCCTGACCACTGGCGGAGTTCAAACGCGTGGCTCATCCAAAGTCAAGCTCAAGAATGTTGTCGACTACAAATGGGAGCGCAAATACTATTATCCAGGACATTTAGTGGCAGTCCATCGGGATGGCAAACATTTGGCCTATGCCATTAATG TCAACAATAAAGCAACTGGCATGGAGGGCATGGTCCGTGTATGCAATATTAGCTCCACATTGCGCGCCCTTATCAAGGGCATGAGCGGTGAAGTTCTGGATCTTCAGTTCTCTTATACCGAACGAGATCGCATTCTCGCTGTCATCGATATGAGTTCATTGTTTGTCTATAAAATCGATCAAATCGATGGCAATCTATTGTGCAATCTTGTGCTTAAAGTTGACGATCCCATTGATAGTTATGTGCCTGAATTTGACATGGTCTCCTGGTGTCCCTATGTTAGCAGCACCACCTCCtccagcaataacaacaattcaaCATCAGCTGCACCAGCAGGTGCTCCGGTAAACGAGGAAGATGATGAGAACCAACTTTTGATATGGTCACGCAGTTCACAGTTCCAGTGCTTAAATGTCAAAATGATCTACAATGAGCATGGG CGTGGCAAAATCCAGGTTGGTGCCTTGGATACTGGATATCTCAAGATCAGGGAGGATTCATTGATTACTTGCGTCGCTTTGTCACCGGATGGTACTACTGTGGCTGCTGCCTGCGCTGATGGTCTAGTCCGTTTCtatcaaatttatttgtttgatgTGCGAAATCATCGTTGTCTGCACGAATGGAAGCCACATGATGGCAAAAAAGTTGATTCGTTATTCTTCCTGGACAACATCAATAAACCAGTGGAAGA atcttattggcagaatgTGATTACCACCAGCGACTTTAATACAGAGATTAAACTGTGGAATTGCACTTTATGGGAGTGCCTGCAAACAATTAATGTAGTGGCATCTCCTGCTGTCCCACAACCCATACAATCGGGCAAGTTTATAGCTGGCATCGATCGCAGCGCCAATTATTTGGTACTCTCCAGTCTTGATAGTTTGGCTGTCTATGTGATGGAGATAAGCAATGGTATCGACGATCACACTATCGGCGGTGGTAGTGAGAGTGATGCAGAAAACGATGATCCCAACGAGACCAATAATGGAGCTGTGGATGGCACCAAACGCATTCAAAGTATAGCcgaatttaaattgagttcGGGCATTCTTTCGTTTTCCATTGTAAATGCCAGCATGAGGAGAATGAAGAGCACCACGGACACCAGTTATTATCCCTTTGAGGAGCccgatgattatgatgatgagaGCACAGTGCAAAATGCTTTGGTGCTCCATATGTTTGTCGTTCAGGCCAAAAGTTTGCAAGAATGCCAGATTATCTATCAACCATTGCGCGAAGAGAAGACAAAGCCGGGGGAACGGGATAGAAGAAGCCTTACCGGCAGTAGTACAGCCAAATCCTCAGCTTCGCCAGATGAATTGGGCGACATAAAACAGTTGGAGGCACTCGATGCATTGTTTGGCAAGTCGGCAAAACGTGCCTCAGCTGGCAGCTCATCCGCTGTGGTAGCTGTGGCCGTGGCAACTGCAACTGCCGCCCCCTCAAATGAAACAACAGAAGTAAAATCGAGATCCGCTTCCCCTCAATATACGAGCAATGTGTATCCGCAGCATCTCAATCTAATGACGCCAGATGCATTCAGTGCAACTGGCACTAGTGGTTCGTCGACAACTACATCTGCAGCTGCTGTGGTGGTGGCAACCACTACCAGCAACTCACAGGCATCGGCCAATACAGTGGGAACTGGTGATAGCAATTCGGTTACCTCAGGAGCTGATGCGATTAATTCCCAAGTGTTGAACACGTTACGCATGTTGGCCACTGTGGCGGGAGCTGGCAGCGGGGGGGATGCCAACTCGAATGCCAATTTACTCAATTTGATGAATAATACGCTAATAGAGGATCGAGAACAACAGAAGTTGAAGGAGAAGATCGATTCACGAAAGAAATTCATATCGATCGATAGAAATCCCGAAATTTTGGCCAGTGGCGGATCAAGTCCAAGTCGTGAGGTTCAGGAAATAATGGCCACACAAGGCGATGTCGATACCTACGAGGCTGAACTCGAAAACctcgatgacgatgacgacgaagATGAAGAGGACGAGGAGGAGGAAGTAGAGCTAGAGCCAGTCGATTGGATGCCCAAAAAATCAGCTGAATTGCAAAATGCAGCACAAATAATGTCACAGGCTGTGCAACATAAGAACAATGGCAATGTGCCGCCAACATTGGGTGGCAACAcaagtagcagcagcagcaacaacaacaccaacacaagtgtcagcagcaatagcaacaacaacacagtAACCACCTTAAACTCCAGCAATGCCAGCAATAGCAGCCATAATGCCACAGCGATTGTGAGTGGTGCTAAAGTCGATCAGCATTCAAGTGGAAGTTCTGAAACGAATGCCAAATTGGATCAATTGTTGG AATTGGTAAAAGCTCAATCCCAGCAATTGAACAAACTAGAGAACGAAGTGGCCACTCTGCagctgcagcaacaacaaatggccGCCAAGACCGATCCCAACTCAAGCGTTGCGTCTTCGGAACCGAAGACTGTTAATCAATTAGCCTATAAAATCGAAATGCAGCTATCAAAGCTAATGGAACAATATCTAAAACGTTACGAGAAcgagcacaaaaaaaaattggcagAATTTCTTCAAGCGCG TGATAGCCAAAATCGTGAACTACGCGAATCTGTGCTGCAAGTTCTCAATCAATACGTGATGAATCATTTCACCGATATAGTTGGCAACTTTTTGAACTTGGAATTGCAGCGACAAATTGTGCCCCGTGTCAATGCCAAAATGGATCAATTACAGAATCAAATGCAGGTGGAAATTGTTcagaaattaaatgtttttgataAGACCGTCAAAGAGAATATAGCCCAAGTGTGCAAGAGCAAG CAATTTTTGGACTCATTTGGAAAATCCGTATTGCTTGGCGTCCAAGCCAGCCTGCAAATTGCATTTGTTGATTCAATGAGCAGCACTTTAATACCGGCCTATGAGAAATCCTCTCAGAACATGTTTAAACAACTCCACGATACATTTAGTGTGGGCATTAAAGATT TTATGGTCCAATTTAATACATACCTGCAGCATATGCCCCAGCCGCATGTTCATTCCGAGGAGCTTAACAATAAATTGGGATCACTTAAACAATTGGTAGAAACGAATCTGCTTAAACATCGCACCGAATTAACCGATGCCATGCTGGAGACGCAGCGTGAAGTGAAGAGTCTTGAGATATTGTTGGCCCGTCAGGTGCAGGAAACAATTCGTGTGGAGTTACGCAAGCATTTGGAACAACAGAACATGGCCATGCGCTCACAGGCGGCCACACCAGCACCCACCTATGACTTAAGGGACACGATTAAACAATTGCTATTGGCCGGACAGATAAATAAGGCTTTCCATCAGGCATTGCTGGCAAATGATTTGAATTTGGTGGAATTCACGCTAAGACATACGGATCATTCGCAAGCGTTTGCCCCCGAGGGTTGTAGGCTGGAGCAGAAGGTTCTCTTGTCGCTCATACAACAAATTTCGGCTGATATGAGCAATCACAATGAGCTTAAACAAAG CTACCTCAATGAGGCAATATTGGCCATTAATATGTCGGATCCCATAACCAGGGAGCATGCGCCAAAGGTTCTATCAGAACTCTATCGCAGTTGCCAgcatttcattaaaaattcaCCCAAGAACACGCAATGCAGCAATGTCCGCTTACTGATGAAGGCTATAACGACGTATCGCGATCAATTCAAATGA